Proteins encoded within one genomic window of Kibdelosporangium phytohabitans:
- a CDS encoding glyoxalase codes for MIHHVQVACPADSEDRLRAFYHGVLGWPELPKPPLLAARGGCWFQVPGGGELHAGVEADFRPARKAHPAFVVDLDVVVAALDRAGCEVVRADPAQIPGRRRLHTYDAVGNRIEFIHHDGH; via the coding sequence ATGATTCACCATGTCCAGGTGGCGTGTCCGGCGGACAGCGAAGATCGACTGCGTGCGTTCTACCACGGCGTGCTCGGGTGGCCGGAGTTGCCGAAGCCGCCGCTGCTGGCCGCACGCGGCGGGTGCTGGTTCCAGGTGCCGGGTGGCGGCGAGCTGCACGCCGGGGTGGAGGCGGACTTCCGGCCCGCCCGCAAGGCCCACCCGGCGTTCGTGGTGGATCTCGACGTGGTCGTCGCGGCCCTGGACCGCGCCGGGTGTGAGGTGGTGCGGGCCGACCCCGCGCAGATCCCCGGCCGTCGCCGGCTGCACACCTACGACGCGGTGGGCAACCGGATCGAGTTCATCCACCACGACGGACACTGA
- a CDS encoding LLM class flavin-dependent oxidoreductase, whose product MVDIGVVLPSLAVQQDEKLDLAAAARHAEDVGLASVWHGDHLAIGRPVLDLAIGLTVAATATKRVKIGASVFVPAIRPLAWAAKQVASLQYVSQGRLVLGLGSGGGAKQWEAAGVPFSQRGRRTDTALRLLPRLLAGEHVDEVGVALAPAVSRPPFWIGNASAIAIERAVRYGDGWFPSLITPEDVAKGAAKIGGRLTIAVGTTGRLGPDEDAKAEIAMGIAEAYGMPVERAARIPITGTPREAAERIAAFQAAGADHLVFGLSGTDWRKQCELLAEARSLI is encoded by the coding sequence ATGGTGGACATCGGAGTCGTCCTGCCGTCACTGGCGGTGCAGCAGGACGAGAAGCTCGACCTGGCGGCAGCGGCGCGGCACGCGGAGGACGTGGGACTCGCCAGCGTGTGGCACGGTGACCACCTGGCCATCGGCAGGCCGGTGCTGGACCTCGCGATCGGCCTGACAGTCGCGGCGACCGCGACGAAACGCGTGAAGATCGGCGCGAGCGTCTTCGTACCGGCGATCAGGCCGCTGGCGTGGGCAGCCAAGCAGGTGGCGAGCCTGCAGTACGTGTCGCAGGGCCGCCTGGTACTCGGGCTCGGCTCAGGCGGTGGCGCGAAACAGTGGGAGGCGGCAGGGGTCCCGTTCAGCCAGCGAGGCCGGCGCACGGACACAGCGCTGCGCCTGCTGCCCCGCCTCCTCGCAGGCGAGCACGTCGACGAGGTCGGCGTGGCACTGGCTCCCGCCGTGTCCCGGCCGCCGTTCTGGATCGGCAACGCGTCGGCGATCGCGATCGAACGCGCGGTCCGCTACGGCGACGGCTGGTTCCCGTCCCTGATCACGCCGGAGGACGTCGCCAAGGGCGCGGCGAAGATCGGCGGGCGGCTGACCATCGCGGTGGGCACGACCGGCCGGCTCGGCCCGGACGAGGACGCGAAGGCCGAGATCGCGATGGGCATCGCCGAGGCGTACGGCATGCCGGTGGAACGGGCCGCGAGGATCCCGATCACGGGCACACCGCGCGAGGCGGCCGAGCGGATCGCCGCCTTCCAGGCCGCCGGAGCCGACCACCTGGTGTTCGGGCTCTCCGGCACGGACTGGCGCAAGCAGTGCGAGCTGCTCGCGGAGGCACGGTCGCTGATCTAG
- a CDS encoding NlpC/P60 family protein — protein sequence MTVTMTVTMTLTMTPSAYAVPPPPPKPSDQEVNDSKADRDSKATKVGELTSKLADAESKLVDLQATVELKMEDANKALVDLQSAREAADQARADAAAAKQEADAAGAAIRKVREDVDDFAAASFRQGSTVGSMTAYFGAKSPKDLLDRAGLLNAVSSAQLDALERMQRARVEQANKDSRARAALEVADEKQAEAQDAKRVADQATAVAEQARRDQAGEAAQLEAFRARTEQELADAQAKVGGLESQLQRYQQWLAAKQREDEERAKAAAAAAAAAAAAAAQRPSGGGGGGGAKPSRPAPGRPPITGGSASVVIARALSQLGVPYAWGGGNANGPTRGIRDGGVADSFGDYAKIGFDCSGLMIYAFAGVGIRLPHYSGYQATSGRRVPLSQMAPGDMLFWATRGRIHHVAMYIGNGQMVEAPYSGSRVRISPVRYGGLVPYATRLL from the coding sequence ATGACGGTGACAATGACGGTGACAATGACGCTGACCATGACGCCGTCCGCGTACGCCGTACCGCCGCCACCGCCCAAGCCGAGCGACCAGGAAGTCAACGACAGCAAGGCCGACAGGGACAGCAAGGCGACGAAGGTCGGCGAGCTGACCAGCAAGCTGGCCGACGCGGAGTCCAAACTGGTCGATCTGCAGGCCACCGTCGAGCTGAAGATGGAAGACGCCAACAAGGCGCTCGTCGACCTGCAGAGCGCGCGGGAGGCCGCCGACCAGGCCCGTGCCGACGCGGCCGCGGCCAAGCAGGAGGCCGACGCGGCGGGCGCGGCGATCCGCAAGGTGCGCGAGGACGTCGACGACTTCGCAGCCGCGAGCTTCCGCCAGGGCAGCACAGTCGGTTCCATGACGGCGTACTTCGGTGCCAAGAGCCCCAAGGACCTCCTGGACCGCGCCGGATTGCTCAACGCGGTGAGCAGCGCCCAACTCGATGCGCTGGAACGGATGCAGCGCGCCCGCGTCGAACAGGCCAACAAGGACTCACGTGCCCGCGCGGCGCTCGAGGTCGCCGACGAGAAGCAAGCCGAGGCGCAGGACGCCAAACGCGTGGCCGACCAGGCGACGGCGGTGGCCGAGCAGGCCCGGCGCGACCAGGCGGGCGAAGCCGCGCAGCTCGAGGCGTTCCGTGCCAGGACCGAGCAGGAACTCGCTGACGCGCAAGCGAAAGTCGGCGGCCTGGAATCCCAGTTGCAGCGCTACCAGCAATGGCTGGCGGCCAAGCAGCGCGAAGACGAGGAACGAGCCAAAGCCGCCGCCGCAGCCGCTGCCGCCGCGGCGGCAGCAGCGGCACAACGGCCCAGTGGCGGCGGAGGTGGCGGTGGTGCCAAACCCAGCCGCCCGGCCCCGGGGCGTCCGCCGATCACCGGCGGGTCGGCCTCGGTCGTCATCGCCCGCGCGCTGTCCCAGCTCGGCGTGCCGTACGCATGGGGCGGTGGCAACGCCAACGGTCCGACGCGCGGTATCCGTGACGGTGGTGTGGCCGACTCGTTCGGCGACTACGCCAAGATCGGCTTCGACTGCTCCGGACTGATGATCTACGCCTTCGCCGGGGTCGGCATCAGACTGCCGCACTACAGCGGATACCAGGCCACGTCGGGACGTCGCGTGCCGCTGTCCCAGATGGCGCCGGGGGACATGCTGTTCTGGGCCACCCGCGGCCGTATCCACCACGTGGCCATGTACATCGGCAACGGCCAGATGGTCGAGGCACCGTACTCGGGATCCCGCGTGCGCATCAGCCCGGTGCGCTACGGCGGGCTGGTCCCGTACGCCACGCGCCTGCTTTGA
- a CDS encoding NADP-dependent oxidoreductase — MTRSFSAVRQVRRPQGEPRREDFEFVTEPLTGPGDGQVLVENIYLSVDPYMRELMDSGDWAKGAGLEGRALGRVIESKAAALPIGTIVFHRHGWCTHAVLGEADVRVVTPVDGVPLSAFLGVLGGTGLTAYVGLTRVARLQPGEDLFVSAAAGAVGSAAGQIARLLHAGRVIGSAGSAAKVEHLTTRLGFDAAFDHRDGPIRASLAKAAPEGIDVYFDNVGGDHLAAAIDVLRQHGRIAWCGAVAQYNNLDDPPAAPHNLFVIVGKAIRLEGFLVRDHGDAREEFERFLVPHVRSGRITVDETVADGFPTIVDAFLGMLRGENIGRTLVRVTPE; from the coding sequence GTGACCCGTAGTTTCAGTGCCGTCCGCCAAGTGCGCCGTCCCCAGGGCGAGCCGCGACGGGAGGACTTCGAGTTCGTCACCGAACCGTTGACCGGTCCCGGCGACGGTCAGGTCCTCGTCGAGAACATCTACCTGTCGGTCGACCCGTACATGCGTGAGCTGATGGACAGCGGCGACTGGGCGAAGGGGGCCGGGCTCGAAGGACGCGCGCTGGGGAGGGTGATCGAGTCCAAGGCAGCCGCGCTCCCGATCGGAACCATCGTGTTCCACCGGCACGGCTGGTGCACGCACGCAGTGCTCGGCGAAGCCGACGTCCGGGTTGTCACACCGGTGGACGGGGTCCCGCTCAGCGCTTTCCTCGGCGTCCTCGGCGGCACCGGACTGACCGCGTACGTCGGCCTGACCCGCGTCGCCCGGTTGCAGCCCGGCGAGGACCTGTTCGTGTCGGCGGCGGCCGGGGCGGTCGGCAGCGCGGCCGGACAGATCGCACGCCTGCTGCACGCGGGCCGGGTCATCGGCAGCGCGGGCTCGGCGGCCAAGGTCGAACACCTGACCACGCGGCTCGGTTTCGACGCCGCTTTCGACCACCGCGACGGCCCGATCCGGGCCTCGCTCGCGAAAGCCGCGCCGGAGGGCATCGACGTCTACTTCGACAACGTCGGTGGCGACCACCTCGCGGCTGCCATCGACGTGCTGCGCCAGCACGGGAGGATCGCGTGGTGCGGTGCCGTCGCGCAGTACAACAACCTCGACGACCCGCCCGCCGCGCCGCACAACCTCTTCGTGATCGTCGGCAAGGCCATCCGGTTGGAAGGCTTCCTCGTCCGCGACCACGGTGACGCGCGCGAGGAGTTCGAACGATTCCTCGTCCCGCACGTGCGGTCCGGCAGGATCACGGTCGACGAGACCGTGGCCGACGGCTTCCCCACGATCGTCGACGCGTTCCTCGGCATGCTGCGTGGCGAGAACATCGGCAGGACGCTCGTCCGCGTCACGCCGGAATGA
- a CDS encoding LysR family transcriptional regulator, with protein sequence MSATDLSPGELRLLLAVERTGSFTAAAGDRGLTQSAVSHAVRVCERKIGAVLFERGRSGARVTKAGHRVLVHARQILRQLDLLVAEARGAAAGTLTGPLRIAAFRSAAAHLLPVALDRLTAEHPGLSPKVLIVPELGRGTAGEVADGRADVAIATLAEDSPPPSGLVAGELLREPYLLVHPAGHREPRGFPLIDWAENCSSYTRAWWARQDWLPEATVDVADDGVVLSMVAQGIGMAILPKLSLMTTPPSVTVTPLGDNGPTRRIVYVATHATAQSLAVRQLVTELRAAAKPHTMA encoded by the coding sequence GTGAGTGCCACTGATCTGAGTCCCGGCGAGTTGCGCCTCCTGCTCGCCGTCGAGCGCACCGGCAGTTTCACCGCCGCGGCGGGGGACCGTGGACTGACCCAGTCCGCGGTGTCACACGCTGTGCGTGTCTGCGAGCGCAAGATCGGGGCTGTCCTGTTCGAACGGGGCAGGTCGGGCGCGCGGGTGACCAAGGCCGGGCACCGGGTCCTCGTGCACGCACGGCAGATCCTGCGCCAACTCGACCTGCTGGTCGCCGAGGCGCGGGGCGCGGCCGCGGGAACGCTGACGGGACCGCTGCGCATCGCGGCCTTCCGCAGCGCCGCGGCGCACCTGTTGCCAGTCGCGCTCGATCGCCTGACGGCGGAGCATCCCGGCCTGAGCCCCAAGGTGCTGATCGTGCCGGAACTCGGCAGGGGCACGGCGGGGGAGGTCGCCGACGGTCGCGCGGACGTCGCCATCGCCACGCTCGCCGAGGACTCGCCGCCACCGAGCGGGCTCGTCGCCGGGGAACTGCTGCGTGAGCCGTACCTGCTGGTGCACCCGGCCGGGCATCGGGAACCACGCGGCTTCCCGCTGATCGACTGGGCGGAGAACTGCTCGTCCTACACGCGGGCGTGGTGGGCCCGCCAGGACTGGCTGCCGGAGGCGACTGTCGACGTGGCCGACGACGGCGTCGTGCTGTCGATGGTGGCGCAGGGGATCGGCATGGCCATCCTGCCGAAGCTCAGCCTCATGACCACACCGCCGAGCGTCACCGTCACCCCGCTCGGCGACAACGGCCCGACGCGCCGCATCGTGTACGTGGCCACCCACGCCACCGCCCAATCCTTGGCGGTACGGCAACTGGTCACCGAACTACGCGCGGCGGCAAAGCCGCACACCATGGCTTGA
- a CDS encoding PPOX class F420-dependent oxidoreductase, with the protein MVDWADEVRAIVRESRIWYVATTNADGSPHVSPMWADLDGDLVLFNTTVGRVKERNLRRDPRVCLSSVDQADPFDRVQIHGRAVRFVTGEQANRQMDALAGKYLGADRYEWLIPGEQRVTVFVEPTRIRRIVGVEPLPAAALGPDNSRAEA; encoded by the coding sequence GTGGTCGACTGGGCAGACGAGGTGCGGGCCATCGTCCGCGAATCCCGCATCTGGTACGTGGCGACGACAAACGCGGACGGCTCGCCGCACGTGAGCCCGATGTGGGCCGACCTGGACGGCGACCTGGTGTTGTTCAACACCACGGTCGGCCGCGTCAAGGAACGCAACCTCCGCCGTGATCCCCGGGTCTGCCTGTCCAGCGTCGACCAGGCCGATCCGTTCGACCGGGTCCAGATCCACGGCCGGGCCGTCCGGTTCGTCACAGGCGAGCAGGCAAACCGCCAGATGGACGCCCTCGCGGGCAAGTACCTCGGCGCCGATCGCTACGAGTGGCTCATCCCCGGCGAACAGCGCGTGACCGTGTTCGTCGAGCCCACCCGGATCCGGCGGATCGTCGGCGTCGAACCGTTGCCCGCCGCCGCGCTCGGCCCGGACAACAGCCGCGCGGAGGCGTGA
- a CDS encoding flavin-containing monooxygenase: MNTATGVLIIGAGFSGLGTAIRLSHAGITDFVICERAADVGGTWRDNTYPGAACDIPSLVYSYSFVPNPNWSRAYSGGAEILAHLRHMADQFGLREHIRFGTDITGLTYDDDTATWTASTQDGRTFTARAVVSAVGGLANASYPGIDGIGTFRGHTMLSSAWDHGYDFTGKHVAVVGTGASAVQIVPELVATAANVKVFQRTPGWVLPKANPRHPSWMTGLFRKVPGAQTALRQALFYGHEAMATGLVWDSAVTTLLQQISRLYLRRAVSDPWLRRRLTPDYRMGCKRVLITSDYYPALQAANCKLITWPIYAISANGIRTAEGIEHEVDCIVFATGFDVCNAGTPFPITGCGGRVLADEWLSGAKAYKSVAVAGYPNLFFTLGPNSGPGHNSLLVYSEAQINYIVQAIALIKRDGLRSLEVRKDVQEEFNRDLQRRLARTTWNSGCRSWYLTGDGFNATMYPGFATQYARDLAELDPDDYLATAG; encoded by the coding sequence ATGAACACGGCCACCGGCGTCCTGATCATCGGCGCGGGCTTCTCCGGTCTGGGCACGGCGATCCGCCTGTCCCACGCGGGCATCACCGACTTCGTGATCTGCGAACGCGCCGCGGACGTCGGCGGGACCTGGCGCGACAACACGTATCCCGGTGCCGCGTGCGACATCCCGTCGCTGGTCTACTCGTACTCCTTCGTGCCCAACCCGAACTGGTCACGCGCCTACTCCGGCGGCGCTGAGATCCTGGCCCACCTCAGGCACATGGCCGACCAGTTCGGGCTGCGCGAACACATCCGCTTCGGCACCGACATCACCGGCCTGACCTACGACGACGACACGGCGACGTGGACCGCGTCCACTCAGGACGGACGAACGTTCACCGCCCGCGCGGTGGTGTCGGCCGTCGGCGGCCTGGCCAACGCGAGCTATCCCGGCATCGACGGCATCGGGACCTTCCGCGGGCACACGATGCTCAGCTCGGCGTGGGACCACGGCTACGACTTCACCGGCAAGCACGTCGCGGTGGTCGGCACCGGCGCCAGCGCCGTGCAGATCGTCCCCGAACTCGTCGCCACCGCGGCCAACGTGAAGGTCTTCCAGCGCACGCCCGGCTGGGTGCTGCCCAAGGCCAACCCCCGCCACCCGTCGTGGATGACCGGCCTGTTCCGCAAGGTGCCCGGCGCGCAGACCGCGCTGCGCCAGGCCCTGTTCTACGGCCACGAGGCGATGGCGACCGGCTTGGTGTGGGACAGCGCCGTCACCACGCTGCTGCAACAGATCTCGCGCCTCTACCTGCGCCGCGCGGTGTCCGACCCGTGGCTGCGCCGCAGGCTCACCCCGGACTACCGGATGGGCTGCAAACGCGTCCTGATCACCAGCGACTACTACCCCGCCCTCCAGGCAGCGAACTGCAAGCTGATCACCTGGCCGATCTACGCCATCTCCGCCAACGGGATCCGCACGGCCGAAGGCATCGAGCACGAGGTCGACTGCATCGTGTTCGCCACCGGCTTCGACGTGTGCAACGCCGGGACACCGTTCCCGATCACCGGTTGCGGCGGGCGGGTGCTCGCCGACGAGTGGCTGTCCGGCGCGAAGGCGTACAAGAGTGTCGCCGTCGCCGGGTACCCGAACCTGTTCTTCACCCTCGGACCGAATTCCGGGCCCGGCCACAACTCGCTGCTGGTCTACAGCGAGGCGCAGATCAACTACATCGTCCAGGCGATCGCGTTGATCAAACGCGACGGGCTGCGCAGCCTCGAAGTGCGCAAGGACGTCCAGGAGGAGTTCAACCGCGACCTGCAACGCAGGCTGGCCCGCACGACGTGGAACTCCGGGTGCCGGAGCTGGTACCTGACCGGGGACGGCTTCAACGCCACCATGTACCCGGGTTTCGCCACCCAGTACGCGCGTGACCTCGCCGAGCTCGACCCGGACGACTACCTCGCCACGGCGGGCTGA
- a CDS encoding SDR family NAD(P)-dependent oxidoreductase, translating into MSRGRSTRARAVVTGAGSGIGRAFAVELARRGGTVVCADVNDTAAKQTVQLIGNAGVPAHCDVSDSQQVRDLAQASEGLLGGPPTLVINNAGIGAGGQPVGATPLADWKRTLDVNLWGVIHGCHEFVPLLRATGTGGIINVASAAGFAAGPAMAAYNVSKAGVLALSETLAAELSGTDIAVTVLCPTFVKTNIIDSDRIDAAAARLADTMMRLTGVSPHRVARTTLDAHDAGRLHVVPQLDARLVWRTKRALPGAYTRLAGLVGRLLPSIETPKGD; encoded by the coding sequence ATGAGCAGAGGTCGAAGCACGCGCGCACGAGCCGTGGTGACCGGTGCCGGTAGCGGCATCGGCCGCGCCTTCGCCGTCGAACTCGCCCGCCGGGGCGGCACGGTGGTGTGCGCGGACGTCAACGACACCGCCGCGAAGCAAACCGTCCAGCTGATCGGGAACGCTGGTGTGCCGGCACATTGCGACGTCTCCGACTCGCAGCAGGTCCGCGACCTCGCGCAGGCCAGCGAGGGCCTGCTGGGCGGCCCGCCGACACTGGTGATCAACAACGCCGGGATCGGCGCCGGTGGGCAGCCGGTCGGCGCCACCCCGCTGGCGGACTGGAAACGCACCCTCGACGTCAACCTGTGGGGCGTCATCCACGGCTGCCACGAGTTCGTCCCGCTGCTGCGCGCGACGGGCACCGGCGGGATCATCAACGTGGCCTCGGCCGCCGGTTTCGCCGCGGGCCCGGCGATGGCCGCGTACAACGTCAGCAAGGCCGGTGTGCTCGCACTGTCGGAAACGCTTGCCGCCGAACTGTCCGGCACCGACATCGCCGTCACAGTGCTGTGCCCGACGTTCGTCAAGACCAACATCATCGACAGCGACCGCATCGACGCCGCCGCGGCACGGCTGGCCGACACGATGATGCGGCTGACCGGCGTGTCACCGCACCGCGTCGCACGCACCACATTGGACGCGCACGACGCCGGCCGGTTGCACGTGGTGCCGCAGCTGGACGCGCGGCTGGTGTGGCGGACCAAACGCGCGTTGCCCGGCGCGTACACCAGGCTGGCCGGTCTCGTCGGCAGGCTGCTCCCCTCCATCGAGACCCCGAAGGGGGACTGA
- a CDS encoding alpha/beta hydrolase, with translation MSWQARVLLATAWVTARPLIAALPQNETGVRLGRRGTAATLAVLSPTLPGTTITRVDEPRGEWVRAPGTSDDRVVFYLHGSAYTICSARTHRGLTSRLSAASGMPVFACDYRLAPSHRFPAAADDVRAAYDWLLEQGYRPGQIVLAGDSAGGHLAMDLTCELVKAGGPLPSGMALFSPAIDLTFALSARRGPRDPLISAARARRLVEHYTRDVDPTHPRLALSIPAGCPWPPTLVQVGGAEMLVADAEHIHQTVRAAGGDCELQVWPSQGHVFQVFAALLPEARTALARAGEFIKETS, from the coding sequence GTGTCGTGGCAAGCGCGAGTTCTGCTGGCCACGGCGTGGGTCACGGCCCGGCCGTTGATCGCGGCGCTGCCCCAGAACGAGACAGGCGTACGCCTCGGGCGGCGTGGCACAGCCGCCACGCTGGCCGTCCTGTCCCCCACACTGCCCGGCACCACGATCACCCGCGTCGACGAGCCACGCGGCGAATGGGTCCGAGCGCCGGGCACGTCCGATGACCGTGTGGTGTTCTACCTGCACGGCAGCGCGTACACGATCTGCTCGGCACGCACCCACCGCGGCCTCACGTCACGGCTGTCGGCGGCGTCGGGCATGCCGGTGTTCGCGTGCGACTACCGGCTCGCCCCCAGCCACCGCTTCCCCGCCGCGGCCGACGACGTGCGCGCCGCCTACGACTGGCTGCTCGAGCAGGGCTACCGACCGGGCCAGATCGTGCTCGCCGGTGATTCCGCAGGTGGGCACCTGGCCATGGACCTCACGTGCGAGCTGGTCAAGGCCGGCGGTCCGCTGCCGTCGGGGATGGCGCTGTTCTCCCCCGCGATCGACCTCACCTTCGCCCTCAGCGCCCGGCGGGGCCCGCGGGACCCGCTCATCTCGGCCGCGCGGGCGAGACGCCTCGTGGAGCACTACACGCGGGACGTCGACCCCACGCACCCCCGCCTGGCGTTGAGCATCCCGGCCGGGTGCCCGTGGCCGCCGACGCTGGTCCAGGTCGGTGGCGCCGAGATGCTCGTCGCCGACGCCGAGCACATCCACCAGACCGTCCGCGCCGCCGGTGGGGACTGCGAACTGCAGGTGTGGCCGTCGCAGGGGCACGTGTTCCAGGTGTTCGCCGCGCTCCTGCCCGAAGCCCGCACGGCACTCGCCCGTGCCGGGGAGTTCATCAAGGAGACGTCATGA
- a CDS encoding TetR/AcrR family transcriptional regulator produces the protein MATTGARRGIYAGRSTEQRRAERRGKLVDAAFEIWGDQGWSAVSMRGVCARAALTDRYFYESFADVDALLTAVWERVRDNAIQRVVEAALHAPSDPIERLRAALAVFVHDLTEDPRLGRIGFGDHTGNAVLERLRKEALQQFTDLLIELGQPYLRRDIDPIDFRMSVLLGIGGFIELVTAWLGGAIEVDADRIVDHTTTLGADMAARYLAQPAT, from the coding sequence GTGGCCACGACAGGAGCCCGGCGTGGGATCTACGCGGGGCGCAGCACCGAGCAACGCCGTGCCGAGCGTCGCGGCAAACTCGTCGACGCCGCGTTCGAGATCTGGGGCGACCAGGGATGGTCGGCGGTCAGCATGCGCGGGGTGTGCGCACGCGCCGCGCTGACCGACCGCTACTTCTACGAGAGCTTCGCCGACGTGGACGCCCTGCTGACGGCCGTGTGGGAACGAGTCCGCGACAACGCCATCCAGCGGGTCGTGGAAGCCGCGCTGCACGCCCCGTCCGACCCGATCGAACGGCTGCGTGCGGCGCTTGCGGTGTTCGTGCACGACCTGACCGAGGACCCGCGCCTCGGCCGGATCGGGTTCGGCGACCACACCGGCAACGCCGTGCTGGAGCGGCTGCGCAAGGAAGCCCTCCAGCAGTTCACGGACTTGCTGATCGAGCTCGGCCAGCCGTACCTCAGGCGCGACATCGACCCGATCGACTTCCGGATGAGCGTGCTGCTGGGCATCGGCGGCTTCATCGAGCTGGTCACGGCGTGGCTGGGCGGTGCCATCGAGGTGGACGCCGACCGCATCGTCGACCACACCACCACCCTCGGCGCGGACATGGCCGCCCGCTACCTCGCGCAGCCGGCCACCTGA
- a CDS encoding AAA family ATPase, whose product MTEPEAGTKTPASDAQLLERTVFEVKRVIVGQDRLVERMLVGLLAKGHLLLEGVPGVAKTLAVETFARVVGGSFSRVQFTPDLVPADILGTRIYRQGAESFDVELGPVVANFVLADEINRAPAKVQSAMLEVMAERHVSIGGQTFPMPDPFLVLATQNPIENEGVYPLPEAQRDRFLFKIIVEYPTAEEEREIVYRMGVTAPEPGQVLSPAELTRLQGVASKVFVHHALVDYVVRLVLATRTPAEHGLTDVAGWVAYGASPRASLGIVAASRALALVRGRDYVLPQDVVDVVPDVLRHRLVLSYDALADGVPLDHIITRVLQTVPLPQVSARPQQAGPNPGQPQGPQQGLHAPAGVAPRP is encoded by the coding sequence GTGACGGAACCCGAGGCCGGGACGAAGACCCCGGCCAGTGACGCCCAGTTGCTCGAACGCACCGTGTTCGAGGTCAAGCGGGTGATCGTCGGGCAGGACCGGCTGGTCGAGCGGATGCTCGTCGGCCTGCTGGCCAAGGGGCACCTGCTGCTCGAAGGTGTCCCCGGCGTGGCCAAGACCCTCGCGGTCGAGACGTTCGCCCGGGTGGTCGGCGGATCGTTCTCCCGCGTGCAGTTCACGCCCGACCTCGTGCCGGCCGACATCCTCGGCACCCGGATCTACCGGCAGGGCGCCGAGTCGTTCGACGTCGAACTCGGCCCGGTCGTGGCCAACTTCGTGCTGGCCGACGAGATCAACCGGGCACCGGCCAAGGTGCAGTCGGCGATGCTCGAGGTGATGGCCGAGCGGCACGTGTCCATCGGCGGCCAGACGTTCCCGATGCCGGACCCGTTCCTCGTGCTCGCCACGCAGAACCCGATCGAGAACGAGGGCGTCTACCCGCTGCCGGAGGCGCAGCGCGACCGGTTCCTGTTCAAGATCATCGTCGAGTACCCGACGGCCGAGGAAGAGCGCGAGATCGTCTACCGGATGGGCGTCACGGCGCCGGAGCCGGGCCAGGTGCTCTCGCCCGCCGAGCTGACCAGGCTCCAGGGCGTCGCGTCGAAGGTGTTCGTGCACCACGCGCTCGTCGACTACGTCGTACGGCTCGTCCTGGCCACGCGTACCCCGGCTGAACACGGCCTGACGGACGTCGCGGGCTGGGTGGCCTACGGCGCCTCGCCGCGTGCCAGCCTGGGCATCGTGGCGGCCTCGCGTGCGCTGGCGTTGGTGCGCGGTCGCGACTACGTGCTTCCGCAGGACGTGGTGGACGTCGTGCCTGACGTGCTGCGGCACCGGTTGGTGCTGTCGTACGACGCGTTGGCTGACGGTGTGCCGCTGGACCACATCATCACGCGGGTCCTGCAGACCGTGCCGTTGCCGCAGGTGTCGGCGCGGCCCCAGCAGGCTGGACCGAATCCGGGCCAGCCGCAAGGACCGCAGCAGGGCCTGCACGCACCTGCGGGCGTGGCACCCCGGCCGTGA